From Catharus ustulatus isolate bCatUst1 chromosome 6, bCatUst1.pri.v2, whole genome shotgun sequence, a single genomic window includes:
- the TGFB3 gene encoding transforming growth factor beta-3 proprotein has translation MHLLAKPQPAGSGEAASSKPPGPPRPLAAARGSLPEAPAAAPSHMKMYVQRALVLLSLLSFATVSLSLSSCTTLDLDHIKKKRVEAIRGQILSKLRLTSPPETVGPAHVPYQILALYNSTRELLEEMEEEKEESCSQDNTESEYYAKEIHKFDMIQGLPEHNELGICPKGVTSNVFRFNVSSAEKNSTNLFRAEFRVLRVPNPSSKRSEQRIELFQILRPDEHIAKQRYLSGRNVQTRGSPEWLSFDVTETVREWLLHRESNLGLEISIHCPCHTFQPNGDILENLHEVLEIKFKGIDSEDDYGRGDLGRLKKQKDLHNPHLILMMLPPHRLKSPVLGSQRKKRALDTSYCFQNLEENCCVRPLYIDFRQDLGWKWVHEPKGYFANFCSGPCPYLRSADTTHSTVLGLYNTLNPEASASPCCVPQDLEPLTILYYVGRTPKVEQLSNMVVKSCKCS, from the exons ATGCACCTTCTCGCCAAGCCTCAGCCTGCGGGTTCTGGGGAGGCTGCCTCCAGCAAACCGCCCGGTCCCCCGCGCCCTCTCGCTGCCGCTCGGGGGTCTCTCCCGGaggcccccgccgccgccccctcACACATGAAGATGTACGTGCAAAGGGCTCTGGTactgctctccctgctgagcTTTGCCACCGTGAGCCTCTCGCTGTCCTCCTGCACCACCTTGGACCTGGACCACATCAAGAAGAAGAGGGTAGAAGCCATCCGAGGGCAGATCCTGAGCAAGCTGCGGCTCACCAGCCCCCCGGAGACTGTGGGGCCGGCCCATGTGCCCTACCAGATCCTGGCCCTCTATAACAGCACtcgggagctgctggaggagatggaggaggagaaggaggagagctGCTCTCAGGACAACACCGAGTCCGAATACTATGCCAAAGAGATTCATAAATTTGACATGATCCAGGGCCTCCCCGAGCACA ATGAGTTGGGCATTTGTCCAAAAGGTGTCACCTCCAATGTGTTCCGCTTTAATGTGTCGTCAGCAGAGAAGAACAGCACCAACCTATTCCGGGCTGAGTTTCGGGTGCTGCGCGTGCCCAATCCAAGCTCCAAACGCAGTGAGCAGCGCATTGAGCTCTTCCAG ATCCTTCGGCCAGATGAGCACATAGCGAAGCAGCGGTACCTCAGTGGCAGGAATGTGCAGACACGGGGCTCCCCTGAGTGGCTGTCCTTCGATGTCACCGAGACCGTGCGTGAGTGGCTTCTGCACAGAG AGTCCAACCTTGGCCTGGAAATTAGCATACACTGCCCTTGCCATACTTTTCAGCCCAATGGGGACATCTTGGAGAATTTGCATGAAGTCCTGGAGATCAAATTCAAAG GCATTGACAGTGAGGATGACTATGGACGTGGGGACTTGGGACGCCTGAAGAAGCAGAAGGACTTGCATAATCCCCACCTCATCTTGATGATGTTGCCCCCACATCGACTGAAGAGCCCTGTATTAGGAAGCCAGAGAAAGAAACGGGCCCTGGATACAAGCTACTGTTTCCA GAACCTGGAGGAGAACTGCTGCGTGCGTCCTCTGTACATTGACTTCCGACAGGACCTTGGCTGGAAATGGGTCCATGAGCCTAAGGGCTACTTTGCTAACTTCTGTTCAGGCCCTTGTCCATACCTTCGCAGTGCAGACACCACTCACAGCACG gtgctgggttTATACAACACACTGAACCCTGAGGCATCTGCTTCGCCCTGCTGTGTTCCCCAGGACCTGGAGCCACTCACTATCTTGTACTATGTTGGGAGGACCCCCAAAGTGGAGCAGCTCTCCAACATGGTGGTGAAATCCTGCAAGTGCAGCTGA